From the Aerococcus viridans genome, the window TCTAAAATCCATTCATTTTAGGCCTTATACTTAATATCATAATATGCTTTAAGAAAAAATCACAGTCCAATATAATAAAAATGTGGATGTAATCTTTTAAATTCTGTTTTATCGAAACGAATTATATTTTCCACCAACTCATGTACGTTTTTCCCCGCAAAAAAAGAGCAGACACTCATCTGCTCCTGAAATTTGAATTCAGTATCAAATAAATAAGCAAATAATCTTCTTGCATAGGTATCGGCGATAAATGCTACTTGGTCAAAGACAAATACTAATAGAACGTCCGCGGTTTCTTGCCCTATCCCGTGAATTTTTAAGAGTTCTGATCTAAGATGTTGACCATAGTTTAGTGCAATTTCAGCGAATTACCAATTTTGATTTTGAAACCAACGAAATGTTTCCTGAATAGCACGTGATTTATTTTTATAAAAGCCTGATGGTTGAATGAGGAATTGTAAGTCTTCGTCACTTAGTCCTAATATTTGATCTGGTATAAAGTCCGTAGTTTGTTTCAACCGTTCCAGTGATTTTTCAACATTTCGCCAATTGGTATTTTGAACTAAGATTGCACCTAGGATAATTTCAGCTTTTGTATCTGGTGGCCATTTACCGACATCTGGGAATGTAGTTTTTAACTTTTCATAAATGGCTTGTGTTTGATTAGCTGATACCTTGAAATCATTTGTCATCAGTTAAATAACCTTCTAATTTAAGCAAAGCTATTTTACGGTCGATACCACCTGCATAGCCAGTTAGATCACCATTTGTGCCTACTACACGATGGCAAGGGACAATAATCGAAATGGGGTTACGCCCAACTGCGCCACCTACAGCTCTTGCAGAACCTCTGCCCTTACTTTGACGAGTAGCGACATTCTCAGCTAACTCTTGATAGGTAATCGTTTGGCCGTAGGGTACTTTCTGTAATTCAGACCAGACTTCTTGCTGGTAAGCTGTACCTTGAAGGTTTAATGGTAACTTTGATGGTTGTGGGTTTTCTCCATTAAAGTAGGCAGTCAACCAAGCTTTAGTCTGTTGAATGATTGGATGTTGATGATCAACTGCTACCTGGCCTAAATCAAAGCCCGCACCAAAATGTGCCTGGTCTTCAAACCATACGCCAATAAGACCATGGTCATTTGCTAATATAGTGATGTCCCCTAATTTAGATTGAAAAATGCTTTTTAGCATATCTTTCACTTCCCTTTTTTCAATATATCTTGTGGTCATCATTATACTAGGAAAACTTGCCAGAGAACATCAAGAATATTTATTTAGCAAAAATCGCGTGTACTGTATCAATTAATAATTTCTTGATATAGTAGCCTGATTGAACTAATGTACTGAATCTTTGCGCATTATCTCGTGATTGGACATAGCGATTTGCATCCATATCCGCAATCACTTGTTTTGCTTCATCTAAATCACGAACGACTATCCCGAGGTCATTCTCTTCAATAATGGCACGATTGGATAGATTTTCTGGGATGATCACTGGAATACCAGCAGCCAAATAAGTCCCTAATTTATAGCTATTGCATAGTGCAAAATATTCTTTAATCGGAATCCATCTTGCTTGAGCTCGAATGCCCATTGGGCTTGTACTTTTCGTGGAGTTTTTTCTGGTTTTCCCGAAAAGTTCTCAACTTTTTTAGGTGGATAGGTTACACTGAGTTGGACAGAAAAGATAAGGTGTGTATACTAAAAGAAACACACTGGAGGAATCTATCATGTCAACGCGCAGAAAGAGACGCAGTTACTCAGATGAATTTAAACATCAAATCGTAGACCTACACAAAGCAGGAAAACCAAGAAATGAAATCATTTCAGAATATGAACTAACCCCTTCCACTTTCGACCGCTGGGTCCGCGAGAATACTGAATCGGGTTCTTTCAAAGTTCAGGACAATCTGACCCCTGAACAAAAAGAACTGAGAGCTTTAAAGAAGCGAAATGCTCAATTGGAAATGGAAAATGATATTTTAAAGCAAGCGGCGCTGATATTCGGGCGAAGGTCGAAGTAATCAAAGCAAACAAACATAAGTATTCTATATCAGCGATGTGCCGTGCCCTCAAAATTAACAGAGGATCTTATTATTATGAAGCCAAAAAGAAAGAAAGTGAATCAGAACTCGAACAAGCAATCATTGAAGAATTCGCAAGAAGTAATAATGCGTTCGGCACGCGGAAATTGAAACCTGTACTTGAAAAGAGAGGTTTTACTGTCTCTCGCCGTCGTATCGGTCGTATAATGAAAAAATTCCATCTCGTCTCAAAATATAACCGGCCGTCTTACAAACCCCAGAGAACCGGTGTTAATCAAGCTAGAATCGAAAACATCCTGAACCGTGAGTTCTCACAAGAAGAGCCGATGAAAGTGATCGTCACGGATTTGACTTACGTCAAAGTAGCTACTAAGTGGTTTTATGTATGTTTTATCCTTGATTTATTTAATCGTGAAATCATTGGTTATTCCGCTGGACCGCATAAGACCGCTGACTTAGTCATGCAGGCCCTGGCGACAGTTAAGGGCGATCTACATATGGTGAACACTTTTCATACCGATCGAGGAAAAGAATTTGATAACCATACGATCGATGAATTATTGGATACCTTTGACATTGAACGCTCGTTAAGTAGAAAAGGAAATCCGTATGACAATGCCGTAGCGGAATCGACATATAAATCGTTTAAGTTTGAATTTGTCTACGACAATCGATTCGATACACTCTATGAACTGCAGGTCCAACTTATGGACTACGTCCATTGGTGGAATAATTTCCGTCCGCATGGCGCACTAAACTACGAATCTCCCATAGACTATCGTAAAACTTGGGAAGAAGAACAGTCTGAAAATGGAAGAGATAAGTCATTCGTCTATCGGTCGGCCACTGAGTCAAAACAGTATGAGGCCAGGACGGAAAGGGTGGTCTTGCCCTTGTAGTCGTGGACACAGACTGTTACATTAATTAGCCGATCGATTGAACGAAAGGCTTCCGCCATTCGGTTGAGAGAGGCAAAAAGAACGTGAACTTAATTATCTTTTACACTTTATATTTTCTGTTCAATAATGTGTTGACATTCCAAGGTAAGCTACCTCAAGTCTAAGTAGTTCGTTCTCTCGCTCTAATGCTTTTTCACGTGTTAAATCTTTTTCTTCACTCTTTTTAGATTTTCGAGGTTTCTTTGTCATTGAAGGTCTCCTCTTTAACTTTAGTTTTAGGCCTTCTATTCCTTGTTCATTAAATGCTTTCCTCCAACTATAAATTAATGCAGGATTATTCATTTTAAATTGATTTGCAGTTTCTTGAAAAGAAGCCCCTGTTTCTAACATGAATTTTACAGTATCTAATTTAAATTGAACAGTGTATGTTTCCTTACCGCTCTTTCGTTTTAAACCCTCTATCCCTAAGGATTTATAGGTTCTAACCCATTGTTTTAACGGTGATGAAGAGGGCATACCATATTTGCTTGCTAGTAATTTGTATCCTAGATTAGTATTTAAATACTCAGTAACGAGGATAAAGTCCATATAATTGTGTAAAAGATAAAAGGCCATGTAACAGCCCTTTTACGGTACAATGTTTTTAACCACAAAAACATACCCAGGAGGACGTTACATGACCCAAGTACATTTTACACTGAACAACGAAGAGGTTCAAAGTATTATTGAACATTCGGTAAAAGATGAAGTTTCTAAAAATATTTTGACCACTGTTTTCAACCAATTGATGGAAAATCAACGAACAGAATATATTCAAGCCGATGACTATGAACGTTCAGAAAGTCGTCAGAGTCAAAGAAATGGCTATTATGAGCGAGACTTTACGACTCGTGTGGGCACACTCGAGTTAAAAGTGCCTAGAACACGTGATGGTGAATTTTCACCGACGGTGTTTGAGCGTTATCAGCGAAATGAAAAGGCACTGCTCGCTTCAATGCTTGAGATGTATGTTTCAGGCGTTTCGACACGTAAAGTTTCAAAGATTGTTGAAGAGCTATGTGGAAAATCGGTATCGAAATCTTTTGTTTCTAGCCTGACTGAGCAGTTAGACCCGATGGTCAACGAATGGCAGAACCGTTCACTCTCAGGTACGAGTTATCCTTATCTGATGACTGATGTTCTCTACATAAAAGTCCGTGAGGACCATCGAGTGCTTTCTAAAAGCTGCCATATTGCGATCGGGATAACAGAAGGTGGTGATCGTGAAATCATTGGCTTCATGATCCAAAATGAAGAAAGTGATGACACATGGTCCATCTTCTTTGAATACTTAAAAGAACGCGGTCTACAGGGGACAGAACTCATCATTTCTGATGCCCATAAAGGCCTAGTGTCTGCAATTCGTAAGTCATTTACCAACGCGAGTTGGCAGAGATGCCAGGTCCATTTTTTAAGAAACATCTTCAGTTCCATTCCAAAAAAGAATTCAAAACCGTTTAGAGAAGCAGTAAAAGCGATCTTTAAGTTTACGGATATTGAACTCGCTCGAACAGCTAAGAATGCCTTAGTCGGTGAATATATCGACCAGTCTAAATATACAAAAGCTTGCGAAACATTGGATAATGGCTTCGAAGATGCCTTTCAATACACGGTTATCGGAAATGGTCACAATCGGCTAAAAAGCACCAACCTTCTTGAACGACTGAACCAGGAAGTCCGCAGAAGAGAAAAGATTATTCGGATTTTTCCCAACCGAACGTCTGCCAATCGATTAATTGGAGCTGTCCTTATAGACCTTCATGACGAATGGCTCAGTTCTACAAGAAAATATATTAAGTTTGATCAATGAGAGACCGGTAAAACATTGTATAGTATTTTACACAGGATTATGGACTTGACTGTAACGAGCTTAATTTTAAATTTTTCAGTATATTTAGACATAAAAACACCCCCAAAAGTTAGTTTTATAACTCTAACTTTTGGGGGTAATGTCCAAACAAGGTCTAGGAAATGTTCTTTTACCACTACTGATCTATCGTCTTGCCCTTTATCTATCTAATCATGCTTTCATTTCAAACCATCCGTACATCCTTAGTCGTATCAGGATTTTCTCTTAAGGTTAAGACCCCATCATTCATTTCATAGACTTTATCGCATTGGTCTATTAAACGAAGATCGTGTGTAACCATGATAGTTGTTTTATTTTGTTGTTTGGTCATTTTGGCCAAGACATCCACCACATCCATCGCACGTTTAGAGTCTAGGCTTGCTGTTGGTTCGTCGGCAAATATAATTGAAGGATTATTATATAAGGCGCGCGCAATTGCTACACGCTGCTTTTCCCCCCCAGATATTTGCTCTGGAAATTTATTTTTTAATTTTTCAATACCTAGTAGTTCCAATAAATCTAATGGGCTTTTCTCTTTTTTAGATAGTTTATCGACTAATTTCAATTGATCAGATACTTTTAGGAATGGAATAAGATTTGACGCTTGCAAGATAAAACCTACTTCTTCAAAACGAATGCGCGCCCGCTCTTTTTCTTTCTTTTCACTAAAAGGTTTATCGTTAATCATTACCCTACCTTGTGTTGGTTCCTGTAAGCCGGCAGCAATACTTAAAAAGGTACTTTTTCCTGAACCGGATGGCCCGATAATAGCAATAAATTCACCTTTCTCTGCTGTAAATGACGTTTCTTCAAGGGCCACAATTTCGGTATCCCCATCTTTAAATTTTTTCTGTACATTTTCAATTGTTAATACACTCATAATGACCTCCTAGGCGATTGCTCTTGCTGGATCAACGTTCACTATTGTTTTCACTGAGAATAAGGCACCAATTAATGAACAAAGTAAAATCAAGCCACCGACTGCTATAAAGAACAGCCAATTGATTTGGGTTGGCACTTGAGCTGGTAGGAAATAGATGCTCAAAATGGTCACCGCAACACCTAGTACTAGACCAATTAATGTAAGGATAATGGTTTGTACAACCACAGAACGACCAATTGTGCCTGTTGAAATACCTTGAGCTTTCATCACACCGAATACGTCAATTTTTTGAATAGTAAGTACGTAAATAAAAATACCAATCACAACTGCTGCAATTAAAATTAAAAAGCCAATCATGAAAATAAATGTGAGTAACTGTGCGCTATATCCTGGTAAATTATTGATAAAATCTGCCGTTGACCATATTTCCAGATTATCAGGTAAATCTGTTGCTTCACCACGTACGACAATAGCATTAATTATTTGATTATCCGCTTCTTGCCCTAATTCACCTTCAGGCATTTGGCTATTATCTGATGTATTCGATGTATTCAACGAAGCGTCTTGGATGTTTCTAAAAGCATTTTGTGTGATATGAACCATCGGCGCAATACTATATTTCGTATTTGTCGTTAATCCCACAACTTCAAACGCTTGTCCTTCAATCGTTACAGTAGCCCCTATTCCTAGGCCATATTGTTTAGTTAGACTATCGTCGATTAAAGCTTCATTATCAGCGTTCACCTGACGACCTTCAGTCACTTTAGGTGCAATAAAGTCATCAAATTGGATACCAAATAGGGAAATAGATAGTTGTTCATCACTTTCGATATCATCTGAATGCATATTGGTTGGCATTTGTAGTAATGAAGCTTTATTATCTGAATCAACCGCATCATAATCTTCTTCATCTATATTAGAGCGACTCATTGTCCCATCTGCTTCTTCTGTCAAAATGATTTGGTCAGCTTGCCATTGGTCAATCCCCACTCGACTCTCCATCGCTAGGCCATAAGCCAAACTAATTAAGAAAAAAACCAAAAAGGCAATCAAAAACATTACCCCAACAACCAAACTATACTTCTTCTTTGCATATAATATTTCTTTAATGGCTAAAAACATTCTTACTTGCTTCCTCTCTCTATCTGTTGAATCTAATTTTTCATCGTCAAAAATCCAACTATTAAGAATCCCCTTTAAAATATACGTCATACATCGGGACTAGCTTCTACGTAGGAGAATAGTCTTCTGGGCCCCGTCCAGTTATTGTAAGCAACTCTCTATACGCTTGTAGCCACATGACAATCGTTGGACCTAGATCAAAGGTATAGACATCTAGCTTTCCGGAAAGATTCTTTCCAAAAATTTCAACTTGGTATCCTGCATGCTGCAAGCGGATAGCTGCAGATAAACCACCTATCCCTGCCCCAATGATTGCGATTCTTTCTTTAGCTGTCATGTTATTGGTCCCCTTTTTATAGATCCATTTTATTATTTTATCACTTGATAAGTTTATTAATAACAGATTACCATTTAAGGTATGACTTATCAAGTATAGGAGATTTATGCATGGCTTTTTTGTGGAATCAAGCTATAATATTAAATAGAGAGGAGTTCATCTCATCATGTCCTTAAAAGATTCTTCAAGCAGAAGTCGTATTATTGAAGTTGCACGAAATATGTTTATGTCAAGTGGTTATAAGGCTACCTCTACTAGAATGATTGCGAAAGAAGTTGGGATTACACAACCAAACTTATATTATCATTTTAAAAACAAGGAAAGTCTTTATCTTGGGGTTTTAGATGAAATAGGTGGAGAAGTATACACTGACCTATTGGCGATTGTTGAAAATGACCAACTTGATCTAACTGGTAAACTATTACAAATGTCTTATTATCTACAAGATAACCAAGACATGGATATCTATACTATGATGCAAGATATGCAAGCAGACATTTCCATTGAAAGTAGACGCATCCTATACCAAATCTTTCAAGAAAGTTATAAACGGCCATTCATTTTATTATTTGATGATTACGAAAAGCAATTAAAACATCAGCTTACTGGAGAGAAAATTGCTACATATTTCTTTGTGACACTGGCCCCTTATATTTCTTCTAAACAAACAATCAGCAAAACGATTGCTTTAGAGGAAATGATTGATTTATTTCTGCACGGGATTATCTAATAGAATAAGTTGTTTCTTCCGAGAAATCCTCCCGACTACCGGGTCAAAAAAAGCGTTGATTGAAATGTATATCAATCAACGCTTTCGCTTTTACTTGTTTAAAGATTTTAATACTCTTTGTGCTCGTTGACGTGTTTTACGGTTTGGACTTTTCATCCGGCGTCGTACACTCGCTGCGTCCATTTTTTCTGCCATGATACTTCCTCCTTGACTTTTTAATAGTAAGTGGTTAAAATCGTAATGATTACGATTTACATTTTAGGATTTTATATTAACTCTTTTTATAACATTTGACAACACATGGTACAGAAAGGATTTATTCATGGCTAAGAAATCAAAGATAGCGAAAGCACAAAAACAACTAGCAACCGTAGAAAAATATAGAGAAAAACTCGAAGCATTAAAAGCAGCCCGTGACTATAAAGGTTGAAGCAAATTACCACGTAATGACTCACCTACTTGTATCCACAATCGAGACAGAATTGATGGTCGTCCACATGGTTATATGCGTAAATTTGGCGTGAGTCGTATTCGATTTAGAGAATTAGCCCACCAAGGAAAAATCCCTGGTGTAAAAAAACATCATTCTAAATATATCTTCAAATTCTATTATTTATAAAGTGAATTAGTTTTCCTTAGATAAGTAGTAAAAAATCCCCTTAGTAGGCTTATTTCTAAACACCTACTTGAGGGGATTTTTTTATTTAATACTTTATTTGTAGTGTCTTACTCGCTATTAGCTATAAATCTATTGTTTTCTACGTTTAGATTTAATAAAACCACTTACAAACAGTCCCAATCCTGTCACAAATATAGTAAGGCCTATCCAAGCTCTTGACTCATAACCAGTCGCTGGTAAACTATCGCTTTCTTCTGTTTCCGAAGATACTGATTGTTTACTTGGCATATTAGACGCTTTCGAAGATTCAGATTTTCCTGGTGTTTCAGGAGATTCCGGTGTTTCGATTTCTTCTGGTTCTTCCGGCTCCACCGGTACTTCAGGTTCTACTGGCTCTTCCGGTTCCACCGGTACTTCGGGTTCTACTGGCTCTTCCGGCTCCACCGGTACTTCAGGTTCCACTGGTTTTTCCGGTTCCACTGGCTCTTCTGGTTCCTCAACCTTACGTACAAAACCAAAGTCTAAGGTTGGATCTCGGTCACCATCTTCAACTAAATGTCTTGATGTAGCGGTCCAAGTTGAAGAGTCAATGGCCTTATCATTTCCTACACCTTCACTTGTTGGTTCTAGCCCTTCTAGGGCTTTCGCAGATGCCTCGCGGTCTATGCGAACCACATATGTCTTATCTGCTGGTAAGTTATCGAATGAGTAGTAACCTTTGCCATCTGTGGTTTGTGGTCCCACTAGGTTACCATCCACATCTGTCACTGGGTTGCCTGCTTCATCTTCGATTGTTAAGACAATACCTGCTAGTGGTATATCTGTACTATCTTGAAGGCCGTCTTTATTCTCATCAATCCAGATATAGTCTCCTACGCTGACGCGTTTATATGGCGTATGCGTATTTTTAACTGTAATTATCTTATCTTTTGCTTCACTGATAGTTGCTTCGTAGCCCTTGGCAACATCCACTTCTACAATATCATAGTTAATTGACTTCCCAGCTTGGTTAACTGGTAATCCAGTCCAGGTGTAACGCCAATCGCTATCTGCCGAAACTTTTACTGGTTTTCCTTGTGGCTCACCATTCGCTAATAACTGTACAGAAACTTCTTCGGGTCTAATACCATCTTTATTGTCAGCATCATCCCACACTTTATTCACTGTGATTGCTTTTTCTGCTGGTGTGTAATTATTGGTCAATATGATATTTCCATGGTTTGAATCATCAACGGTTACTTGATAAATTTCATCAGCGTTATTTTCGACTACTGAATACTCAATATTTTGACCATTATTTTTCAATGATAAATTATCCCAAGTGTATGTCCAATCATTCTTAGCATCTAATGTCGCTACTTGTTTTGTTGGCTGTCCATCAGCTAACAACGTTACTTCAATATTTTCTGGTCGGTTACCATCTTGGTTATTACTATCATTCCAGCTCTTAGTTACCGTTACTGATGTTTTCCCTGGTGTATAGCTGTTTGTCACAGTTTTTCCAGAGATGGTCGTTGAATAATTTTCAACAGTGTTCTCAGTAAAGGTATAGGTAATATCATTACCATTATCTTTAAGTGGTAATCTAGTAAATTCATGTTGCCAATTATTTGCTTCAGATAGTGTGGTTGAATCTACTACATGCCCATCTGCAAGCAGGTTGATTGTAACTTCATCTGGTCTAACGCCATCTTGGTTATTCGCGTCATCCCATACCTTATTTACTGATACGCTAGTTTCAGCAGGTTCATAACTATTTGTCAGGATGAATTCGCTAGGGTTAGATTTATCAAGGCTAACTTCGTATTCATCAGCTTTATCTATTTCCACAACGGAATATTCAACTTTCACTCCTGCTGCATTCACAGGCAAGTTATGCCATTCACCTACCCAATTAGTAGCTTCACTTAAAGTAAGTTCTTGTCCAGTTGCTTTTCCATTAGCTAACAATGCTACTTGAATACTGTCTGGTCGGTTGCCATCTTGGTTATCACCATCCACCCATTTCTTACTGATTGATAAGTCTTTAACTAATGGCGTGTGCTTATTCGTAACCACTGCATTTCCATTCAAATATTCAACTGTTTGTACATAACCATTTACAGGTGTCTCAACTACTTCATAAGTTACTGGTTGTCCAG encodes:
- a CDS encoding helix-hairpin-helix domain protein encodes the protein MTNDFKVSANQTQAIYEKLKTTFPDVGKWPPDTKAEIILGAILVQNTNWRNVEKSLERLKQTTDFIPDQILGLSDEDLQFLIQPSGFYKNKSRAIQETFRWFQNQNW
- a CDS encoding methylated-DNA--[protein]-cysteine S-methyltransferase, whose protein sequence is MLKSIFQSKLGDITILANDHGLIGVWFEDQAHFGAGFDLGQVAVDHQHPIIQQTKAWLTAYFNGENPQPSKLPLNLQGTAYQQEVWSELQKVPYGQTITYQELAENVATRQSKGRGSARAVGGAVGRNPISIIVPCHRVVGTNGDLTGYAGGIDRKIALLKLEGYLTDDK
- a CDS encoding IS3 family transposase (programmed frameshift), which produces MSTRRKRRSYSDEFKHQIVDLHKAGKPRNEIISEYELTPSTFDRWVRENTESGSFKVQDNLTPEQKELRALKKRNAQLEMENDILKQAALIFGRRFEVIKANKHKYSISAMCRALKINRGSYYYEAKKKESESELEQAIIEEFARSNNAFGTRKLKPVLEKRGFTVSRRRIGRIMKKFHLVSKYNRPSYKPQRTGVNQARIENILNREFSQEEPMKVIVTDLTYVKVATKWFYVCFILDLFNREIIGYSAGPHKTADLVMQALATVKGDLHMVNTFHTDRGKEFDNHTIDELLDTFDIERSLSRKGNPYDNAVAESTYKSFKFEFVYDNRFDTLYELQVQLMDYVHWWNNFRPHGALNYESPIDYRKTWEEEQSENGRDKSFVYRSATESKQYEARTERVVLPL
- a CDS encoding helix-turn-helix domain-containing protein, producing the protein MAFYLLHNYMDFILVTEYLNTNLGYKLLASKYGMPSSSPLKQWVRTYKSLGIEGLKRKSGKETYTVQFKLDTVKFMLETGASFQETANQFKMNNPALIYSWRKAFNEQGIEGLKLKLKRRPSMTKKPRKSKKSEEKDLTREKALERENELLRLEVAYLGMSTHY
- a CDS encoding IS256-like element IS1542 family transposase, producing MTQVHFTLNNEEVQSIIEHSVKDEVSKNILTTVFNQLMENQRTEYIQADDYERSESRQSQRNGYYERDFTTRVGTLELKVPRTRDGEFSPTVFERYQRNEKALLASMLEMYVSGVSTRKVSKIVEELCGKSVSKSFVSSLTEQLDPMVNEWQNRSLSGTSYPYLMTDVLYIKVREDHRVLSKSCHIAIGITEGGDREIIGFMIQNEESDDTWSIFFEYLKERGLQGTELIISDAHKGLVSAIRKSFTNASWQRCQVHFLRNIFSSIPKKNSKPFREAVKAIFKFTDIELARTAKNALVGEYIDQSKYTKACETLDNGFEDAFQYTVIGNGHNRLKSTNLLERLNQEVRRREKIIRIFPNRTSANRLIGAVLIDLHDEWLSSTRKYIKFDQ
- a CDS encoding ABC transporter ATP-binding protein, which codes for MSVLTIENVQKKFKDGDTEIVALEETSFTAEKGEFIAIIGPSGSGKSTFLSIAAGLQEPTQGRVMINDKPFSEKKEKERARIRFEEVGFILQASNLIPFLKVSDQLKLVDKLSKKEKSPLDLLELLGIEKLKNKFPEQISGGEKQRVAIARALYNNPSIIFADEPTASLDSKRAMDVVDVLAKMTKQQNKTTIMVTHDLRLIDQCDKVYEMNDGVLTLRENPDTTKDVRMV
- a CDS encoding ABC transporter permease, yielding MTYILKGILNSWIFDDEKLDSTDRERKQVRMFLAIKEILYAKKKYSLVVGVMFLIAFLVFFLISLAYGLAMESRVGIDQWQADQIILTEEADGTMSRSNIDEEDYDAVDSDNKASLLQMPTNMHSDDIESDEQLSISLFGIQFDDFIAPKVTEGRQVNADNEALIDDSLTKQYGLGIGATVTIEGQAFEVVGLTTNTKYSIAPMVHITQNAFRNIQDASLNTSNTSDNSQMPEGELGQEADNQIINAIVVRGEATDLPDNLEIWSTADFINNLPGYSAQLLTFIFMIGFLILIAAVVIGIFIYVLTIQKIDVFGVMKAQGISTGTIGRSVVVQTIILTLIGLVLGVAVTILSIYFLPAQVPTQINWLFFIAVGGLILLCSLIGALFSVKTIVNVDPARAIA
- a CDS encoding NAD(P)-binding protein, coding for MTAKERIAIIGAGIGGLSAAIRLQHAGYQVEIFGKNLSGKLDVYTFDLGPTIVMWLQAYRELLTITGRGPEDYSPT
- a CDS encoding TetR/AcrR family transcriptional regulator, yielding MSLKDSSSRSRIIEVARNMFMSSGYKATSTRMIAKEVGITQPNLYYHFKNKESLYLGVLDEIGGEVYTDLLAIVENDQLDLTGKLLQMSYYLQDNQDMDIYTMMQDMQADISIESRRILYQIFQESYKRPFILLFDDYEKQLKHQLTGEKIATYFFVTLAPYISSKQTISKTIALEEMIDLFLHGII
- a CDS encoding putative metal homeostasis protein, with translation MAEKMDAASVRRRMKSPNRKTRQRAQRVLKSLNK